A stretch of DNA from Lysinibacillus sp. B2A1:
TGATTTCAGTCCAGCTTTATACGATGCTAGGTTTGTTTTCTCTAAACCAGTGAATGGTTATGCAAGTATCGGGTTTAGTCAGCAAATTATCGGTAGACTAGATGGGATGAATGAATACGGGTTAGTTGTTGGTCTGCATTTTGTTAATCATGAACACTCTGAAGAAGGCTTTATTGCTTCTACAATTGTTCGTGTACTATTAGAGCAATGTAAAACAATTGAAGAGGCATGCATGTTAATAAAGGAAATTCCACACGGTTACTGTTATAATTATTCTATGACAGATTGTAGTGGGAGAGCTGTAGTAGTGGAAGCCTCTCCACAGAAGCAAATAATAAAGCAGGAAAATCCTTTAATTTGTACAAATCATTTTGAATCTATACATTTAATAGAAAAAAATAAGAAAATGATAGAAGGCTCTATTCATAGAAAGCAATTTTTAACGAAACTACTGAAGGAAGAACTCACGACAACAGCCCTCTATCAACATTTTAATGCTGAAAATTCACCATTATTTTATCATAATTATCACGAATACTTTGGCACATTACATACGATTATTTATCAACCTAAAACATTAGAGATCCTTGTTGGGATTGGTGGGAATGCACAACCAATAGCATTTTCATTTAAAGACTACTTGGAAGGAGCTCTAACGCTTCCAAAAGAGATAAAAGGGATCATCTATACAAAATAAAGAAGTTGAACTGTGTGTAAAAATCATACATGTTTTCTAAAAGGAAGTAGCTTACATGCTACTCTCTTTTTTTGCACTAAAAATAAAAATTGCTTTTATGATTTTGATAAAGTAGGATAAACAAGAAATATACTCTAAAAGAAGAACGGTATCCAAACTAAAAAGGAAGTTTATCTGGGTTCAGCAGAAGACTTCCAGCCTATAGATGGCGAAATGAATGTGGTTGTTTCCTATTCAGTGTGTGTAACAAGGGTCGCTGAATCAAGTTAAAGCCTTCTGAGGATATCACGGATTTTGAAGAGTAGCTTTTCGAGCAAGCTCGAAAAAATCCGAACGCCATTACGCTATGGGTAATTTATTATAGTATAATATTACTGCTATATTCAAATTTGTTTCAGTTGTCATTAGCTGCTATACAATTTTCAAGATCAAAAAAACTTGCTCCAGCTACATCATGTCATTATTCATTTCCAGAGATGAGGAAGTACCACTTAGTATGAAAAACCGAAAATTAAAACTAATCCTAATCCTATCAACTATTTTATTACTATTGTTTACAAGTTTAAATATCTTTACATCTTATATTAAGATGAAAAAAACAGTGGAAGAATCCATTGCGAACCAAAGTCTTGAAGCTGCTATTTCGATTGCATCCTCTATTGACGTGGAGGCGTACCAACAATTTTTAAATAATCCAGAAAAGACGGATTATTATTGGGAATTACGGAACTTTTTAAATGATGCGAGAATTAAACTTGGTGCATTATTTGTTTATACCTTAAAGGTAGATAATCCAAAGGTTTCACATGCCATGATTATGGGGATGCCTAGCGAATTAACAGAAGGCTTTGATATTGGGGAGATCTGTACGGTTCCTGAGCAGCAAGTACAAAGGGCTTATAAGGGTGAAACATATGTAACAGAAGTAATACCAGATTCTGTCCATGGTTCTTACCTTTCAGTTGGAGCACCAATTAGAGATAAAACTGGAACGATTATTGCATACCTTGGCATTGATATTAGTGCAGATACACTAAATGGCATAAAGGGAAAAGTAATAGAGGACAATCTCTTTATCTTTATTTTTAATGGTGTATTTATTTTAATCGTGATTGGTTCATTTTTATTTTTACAAAGATGGTATCAAAAAGAGGTTGCTAAAGAGGTTGGTGCAACGGAGGATACCTATCAAGCTGAAATTAAGACTTTAATTACATCTGTATCCTCTCTAAGACATGATTTTACCAATCATATACAAGTGTTGCATGGATTTCTTCAATTAGATAAACCTGAGCAGGCTAAACAGTATTTATCATCATTGTCGAAAGAGGTGCAGGCGATTAAGTCATTGAAGCTAAATATTAATCATCCAGGTTTATCGATTTTATTGCAAACGAAAAAATTAACAGCGCAAAATCATAATATCGATATGGATTTCACCATTTCGCAGAACGATTTTAATAAAATAAAGACAACGGATTTAATCAAAATTTTATCCAATTTAATTGATAATGCCATCGACGCGGCAACGGAATTACCAGAGGGGCAGCGTAAGATAACCATTTGTTGTAATGCAGATGATATGTATTATAAATTTAAAGTTACCAATACGGGGCCAAATATTTTAAATGCTTCCCAAATATTTAAGCAAGGATTTTCCACTAAAAAGCAAGGAAATGGAAAAATTAGAGGGCAAGGCTTATTTATTGTCAATGAAATTGTCCATAAATATAATGGGCAAATTTCGATTGATTCATCAAAACATTTAGAGACAACTGCCATTGTAAATATTCCAATAAAATAAACGACTTAGGCTTCCTATATTGTAGGAAGCTTTTTTGGCTATGTAGTGATTCTTTCTGACAGCGGATTCATATATTACTATGAAGCTAAATGGTATTATTAGGAGGAAAGAAAAATTGAATATATCAGATCTTGATTTATGGAGAAAAGGTGGATTCATTTTATATGCACGACATGGAGAAGCAACAGTCGGTATAGATCAGCTGAATTTAAGTTTTCAAGATTGTATGAGTCAGAGAAATCTATCTGAGGAGGGGCGGAGGGAGGCAATATATTTTGGACAACTACTGAGGCATTGGCAAATTCCAGTTGCTCCGCTGATAATTGCAAGTCCTTTTTGCCGTACAATTGAGACAGCACAGCTTGCATTTCCAAACACATGTATACAAATTGACCCTTTTTGGTTTGATATCTATTCATTAGGTGGAAAAATCCCTCTAAATGAACAGGCGAGAATACTGTCAAACTTACAGGCTGTATTAGAAAAAAAGCCTCCATATCGAAAGAATCAAGTGATTATTGCCCATAGCTTTCCAAAAGGTATAGGGTTAGGGCATATTTCAAATATGGGGATGGTTGTTGTGAAGCCCCTTGGTGCTGGAAATGGCTACGAAATTGTCAAAAAACTGACTTTGGAGAATTTAGCTCGACTCAATTACCAGTAATTTTACATTGAAATGAGGAGAATTATGAGAATCAAAACAGTATCACAAAGCACACTAGAACAAGTACTACATGCCTGGAATAAAGGCTTTGAAGGGTATTTTGTCAAGATTGATATGAGTGAAGAGACGTTTTTAACCCGGCTTGTGGGAGAAGGATTATCACCAAGGCTGTCAATTGTTGCATTTGCAAATGATGAGCCAGTTGGCATTGTGATGAATGGTTTTAGACAAATTGATGGCAAGAAAACTTCTTGGAATGGAGGAACAGGCATCTCTCCGAATTATCGTGGAAAGGGTGTCTCTCGAGCTTTAATGGAAGAAACTATAGCCATTTATGAAAGAGAGGGCGTTGAAATAGCAACCCTGGAAGCTATTAAAGAAAATGAGGTTGCCATCGCTTTATATAAGAAATTTGGCTATGTAATTACAAATCATCTACTCTATTTAAATGGAGACTTTGAAGCGCAAGTTGACAAGCAAAGGGTATTGCAGGTGAAAACGATAAGACCAGAGCAGCTTGCGTATTTACCCGTTTATCGGGAAGACGTACCATGGCAATGTAGCTGGCAGAGCAATCAACAAGGAGAAGCGAAAATTTTTTATAATGACCACGAAGAAGCTATAGGTTATCTACTATACAGAACAGTATGGAATCAGGAGGGAGCTGTTGACAGAATCATTTTGTACCAGTTAGAGCTATTGGAAAATGGCAAGGTGGAGGATATTCCGTACTTCCTATCAACCATAACGAATCAAAAGGTAAAGATTACTACAGTGAATTTTTTGGTAAATAACCCTGCAACGGATTATTTCATTAAAAATGGACTTGAAGTGACAACAGAGCAGGTACAGATGAAGAAGTATTTGAGTTAAGAGAGCATTGTTTAAAAAGGTATTTTGGACTGTAAGCATACTCAAAAGTTAAGAGTTTGCTTACAGCCTTTTTTTATTTTAGGGAAATAACAGAAATGAAAAAGATATCTCAGGAAATTATTCCGTATTTAGAAATTAATAGAAAAATATTTGAATTTTTTAAAATATTGTGCTATTATCTTATTAAAATATTCCAAAAAATGCAATAAAAGTTATTAATGGGTTATTCATTAAAAGACACTTGTGGCAAAATCAGTAATCTGTTTTCAAATATAAAGAAGAAATAAATTGCTACATCAGCAATATAACAACTTTTTGCAAATCTTAACAAGTTTCTTCGAAAGAAGCTTGTACAAAATTGTGCACTAAGCAGAAACTCCTCACGACATCAATTACGATATGTGAGTTTTCGCTTTTCTTTTAAAATATAAATGTAATATTATTGAATTAATGTAAAATAATATATTAATATTATGAATAAAGGTTCATCACCAAAAGATGTGGTTGACATTTTTAATTGTAATAGTAATTGACTGGAGCGGAGCCAGTGTGACTCCTAGGGGATTAAGCGTCCTGGATGAGACCCTGGAGCGAGCAGTGAAGCGGCTCATCGGACGCCCCCTGGAAAGCACACTGGCGGAGCGGAAGTCAACCACAAGTTATGGTGAATAGCCTGAATAAAAACATTTCATATCTATTTATTTTGTAATTGTTTGCATTAGTAAGCTGTATTTCCTCTTAGATTTTGACTATACAAATGTATAAGAAATGCTAAAATTTTAAATTTAAAAGGAGAAAACAATGAATTTAGAGATTACAAAGAATGATTGGAAATTATATTTTGAAGATCCACTACCAGGTTGGGGAAATAGTAGCCTATCCTTATTTAATATGGATATAGCACGTCTAAAAGAACAAAAAAACTCAGATATAGCTATTTATTCTGTTCCTTTTGATTCAACTTCATTTTCGCGTATAGGCTCTAGATATGGTCCTAATAACATAAGACAAGCTAGTTTGAAGTATTCTGCACAAGAAAAAAGCAGGAATCAACCAGTACTTAGAAACATGAGAAATGGAAGGCTATATACTACTAGAAATCCGAAGTGTTACGACTATGGAGATTTACATGTTTATCCTAATGATACTTTAAAACAAATGCAATCTATTATGTCTGAAGCTTATTCAATTGCATTGTTAAGTAAAAGTACAATTATGTTAGGAGGAGAACATACATTAAGCTTCCCTAATTTTCACGCTACTTATCAAGCAGCTATTGAGAAAGGAAAGGGGAAAATTGGCTATATACAAATTGATAACCATTTTGATTTCGGTAAATACTCAATTTTAAATGGGGAGTACTACCATGGTACGAATGCTAGAAAGATTTTTGAATTACCTTATATGAAAGGTTATTTTATGGGCTTTGTGGGTGTAGGTGATTTTACAAGTAATGAACAGTATAATTTCTTACTTGATAACAATGTTACTGTGAAAAACATGGATGAAATTAGAAAAACCTCCTTTAAGAAATGCTTAATTGATACATTAGATAAAATTTCTGAAAATACTGATTCTCTTTATATTTCTATTGATATTGATGTTTGTGATAATCCATACGCTCCAGGAACTGGTCATATCACTATTGGTGGAATTAATTTATTAGAGTTTATGGAAATCGTTGATATACTAAAAAACTATTCAGTATGTGCATTGGATATAGTAGAAGTAAATCCTCAATATGATTCTAGCGAATTAACTTCTAATTTAGTTTCTAGGTTTTTACATGAATATATATTCTTTGAGGAGCTAAAAGATGAGTAAAAATTTAAAGTATCTTACAAAAAACTTAGAAGAGTTGGGAATAAAAATAGAAAGTCTGGAAAATTTTAATGAAGGTTTGGAGTCCACTATATTAAAGGCTTATTCAATAAAAGAGAAAAGGGATGTAGCTATTAAAATCCCCAAAGAGATTATCTTTAACAATGATAATGATCAGAATTTTAGTGCAATGTCTTTGTATACTCAGGAATATCAACTTCTTAGTTATTTAAAAAATATGTCTTTTCCTGTACCAGAAATTTTTCATTTCGAATCTAGTAATAATATACCCTTTATTATAATGGAATTATTAACTGATATTTCCAAATTAACGGAGAAGGATTTTTATTCAATTGGTCAATTGACTCGAACTCTTCATTCGTTTAAAGCGCCAGAGATAAATCTTGTTGCTATGGAAGGATTCACTAATATAAATGAACTGATTATATATAGGTTATACAAAAGATTTGATATATTAACACATTTTGGTTTTTCGGAAAATTCTCTTCCGCCTATATCATTATTGTCTTCAAGTATTAATCATTTAGAAGATGAGAAGAGTTTACTCCATATGGATGTTAGACCTCAAAATATATTAAAAAGATATGACAGTAACTTTCTTTTTACTGATTGGAGTAATGCCTTGATTGGGTATCCAGTACTAGAAATTGCCCGACTTCAAGAGTACGGAGAATGCTTCCATGAATTTATGGAAGGGTATGGTGAAATGCCCAAGGTTGAAAAGTTATCTATGCTTGTATATCAATTAGATACTGCAATAATGTTATCTGTTGTTTTTTTATCAGAAGAACCTGATCCAATTAGGGCTGATATTCAATTGAAGAGGGTTTCATCAATATTAAAAGAAATTAAGAGGGAGTTGTAAGAACATGCAACAATTATTAAACAATTATGAATTTCTAGTAGAAAAAACTTTTGCTGATGAAATTTTAATGGCTGAAAAAATTTCAGAAAAATGCGACGGATTTTATAGAGACCTATCAAATTTGCTTATATTTGGCAGAGGTGGTCTGGTATTAAAGTTAAGTAAACTAAACTTTAATGCTGACAGAACAAAAGAGTTGGCTATTAAACTTCTAAATAGATTAATTCCATATTTAATTGACAACAGCGCACCAAAAAGTATTAGTCTGGAAATAGATAAAGAACAAAAAACAGTAGTAAGAGAAGAAGATGGCAGCAGAACTCTATTACCTCATCATGATGGCGGGCATTGTTCGTATTTGACCCCAAGTATATTTGATGTACCTGAATGGGAAAATAAGTCTAGAATTTTTTCTAATAAGAGTTTTTATACAACTCATATGCATAAAATTATTCAGGGAATTCTTATTCTAAATCCAGGGGAACGAGATAGTATTACAACATATTACGATTGGGTTCAGATAGTAGAAGATGCTTATAAGTATCAGCATGCTGGAGAAGTGCCGTCTATAGTTGATTTACAAAAGTGGCTGGGTAGCAACATAAGTTATTCTTTAAATAAACAAAATATTCATAACAATAGATATTTGAATATGGCAGCGGCATTAGGAGCAAAGGACTTAATGTATCATGCACTTTCTCTACATTCAACTTCAGAACAAATATCAGAGGATATATTAAGTAATCATAAAAAGCTAATTGATATTCAACAAAGTTGTTCTTGTCAAATGTGTAATAGTAATATTTTAAGAGTTTTGTGTCACGTATTAAAAGAAACTATGGGTATAAGTTATGAAGAGTTTATTAACAAATATGAAAAAAAAGTATACAGTGAGCAGTTAGATCTAGTAATAGGAAATAATTTATCTTTACTTCATGGAGGATTTAATGGAGGAAGTGAACGATTAATCCTTCCATTGTGTATTGTTTTAGAAGATACAAATGATATTAGCTATGAAAGATACTTAAAAAACTTGTGGAATAGAAAACTAATGGTATGAATGTATTAGATAATGGGTTGCAAAGTAAATGGGATAAAATTGTATGGGATAAAGGACATCCATTTCAAAGTTATTCTATGCTTAAATTATTTGAAGATAGTTGGAAGGGGGATTTCATTCCATACCATATATACTATGAAGATTCTGGAAATAATTCGATTATTCCCCTTTACTTTTATAAAAGTTGCCCCCGCCTAGATTACTATAAAAATAAATCTGGAGGTTTTAAACACAAAATCTTCATGTCACATGCATTAGTTGGATGGTATGGTGCCCCATTATATAGTGATTTAAGTGTATTAAAGGAATCTTTGAGTCAAGCATATAAACTTACTAGAGCTGAAGACAGTGCACTTTTATTTGCAGGCATAGATGTAAGAAATTTGGATTTGGTTAATTTTTTAAAAAATGAAAAATTTACTTTATGTGAATTTCATTCTATTACTACTAGGGATTTACAGAATATAAACGGGGATCCAACGAAGTATCTGACTAAAAAAAGAAGAGGTAGAGTTAGGTCTTATATTAATAAAGCAAAATCAACTGGAGTTACCCTAGACAGCTATAAAATAAAATACAGAAATAACATCGCAGAGTTAGTACATAATATTCTAATCGAAGATGGTGTTGATCCTGATGTATTACCGAAGGAGTTTATTTTTTCATTATTAGATAGCTGGCCAAAGGGGTTGGATATACTAGTTGCCCTAAGTCCCGCGGGAGAACCAATTGGAGTTCACATTAATTTTTTTTGGAATTGTAAATATTATATTTGGTTGGCGGGTCATAATAGGAGCTTATTAAAAGAATATCAACAATCTCATTTTTTATATGAAGAAAGTATAAAGAGAGCACTAATGCTAAACT
This window harbors:
- a CDS encoding histidine phosphatase family protein, which produces MNISDLDLWRKGGFILYARHGEATVGIDQLNLSFQDCMSQRNLSEEGRREAIYFGQLLRHWQIPVAPLIIASPFCRTIETAQLAFPNTCIQIDPFWFDIYSLGGKIPLNEQARILSNLQAVLEKKPPYRKNQVIIAHSFPKGIGLGHISNMGMVVVKPLGAGNGYEIVKKLTLENLARLNYQ
- a CDS encoding acyl-CoA--6-aminopenicillanic acid acyltransferase, translating into MSGYEELIVKVKDVNGSYYQIGLQQSKELLSLLQMQKDVLMHLTRSTNTQIAKQLLQKHCPQIIHEMEGLSAGAALSIDTVLRLFSGYTITFPEMGCTAFVRDGMYIRNYDFSPALYDARFVFSKPVNGYASIGFSQQIIGRLDGMNEYGLVVGLHFVNHEHSEEGFIASTIVRVLLEQCKTIEEACMLIKEIPHGYCYNYSMTDCSGRAVVVEASPQKQIIKQENPLICTNHFESIHLIEKNKKMIEGSIHRKQFLTKLLKEELTTTALYQHFNAENSPLFYHNYHEYFGTLHTIIYQPKTLEILVGIGGNAQPIAFSFKDYLEGALTLPKEIKGIIYTK
- a CDS encoding GNAT family N-acetyltransferase, producing MRIKTVSQSTLEQVLHAWNKGFEGYFVKIDMSEETFLTRLVGEGLSPRLSIVAFANDEPVGIVMNGFRQIDGKKTSWNGGTGISPNYRGKGVSRALMEETIAIYEREGVEIATLEAIKENEVAIALYKKFGYVITNHLLYLNGDFEAQVDKQRVLQVKTIRPEQLAYLPVYREDVPWQCSWQSNQQGEAKIFYNDHEEAIGYLLYRTVWNQEGAVDRIILYQLELLENGKVEDIPYFLSTITNQKVKITTVNFLVNNPATDYFIKNGLEVTTEQVQMKKYLS
- a CDS encoding histidine kinase; protein product: MKNRKLKLILILSTILLLLFTSLNIFTSYIKMKKTVEESIANQSLEAAISIASSIDVEAYQQFLNNPEKTDYYWELRNFLNDARIKLGALFVYTLKVDNPKVSHAMIMGMPSELTEGFDIGEICTVPEQQVQRAYKGETYVTEVIPDSVHGSYLSVGAPIRDKTGTIIAYLGIDISADTLNGIKGKVIEDNLFIFIFNGVFILIVIGSFLFLQRWYQKEVAKEVGATEDTYQAEIKTLITSVSSLRHDFTNHIQVLHGFLQLDKPEQAKQYLSSLSKEVQAIKSLKLNINHPGLSILLQTKKLTAQNHNIDMDFTISQNDFNKIKTTDLIKILSNLIDNAIDAATELPEGQRKITICCNADDMYYKFKVTNTGPNILNASQIFKQGFSTKKQGNGKIRGQGLFIVNEIVHKYNGQISIDSSKHLETTAIVNIPIK